One genomic segment of Patescibacteria group bacterium includes these proteins:
- a CDS encoding WD40 repeat domain-containing protein, producing the protein MTRRTRKILFLFLLILFLIAAPLTVFYSLGWRFDWKTKRVIQPGVFYFKVWPKNVQIYLDNELKEKTDFFFGSVLVENLLSKKYDVEIKKEGFHTWEKTLEIRKREVTEAKNIVLIPENPRFTVMTKETKDFFFSPDGEKIILREEGDKKQGWALKLFELDKNVKSHLIDEGDISKEKVQLFDLKFSPNSKRVLLEVGVKEKLIYYLLEIDKVPALLTSLDFLNSDVEKVYFHPKNHQKLLVLLALTSETGEETRALSEVDLIDKKISLPVLENLITCSILNESIYYLDASGFLFKTGLSFNQEERLNIIAFPLKEEAKYEITASNSHILLEENDTLYIFDGNKKSFQKLFEPVKNFKFSPDSQKLVYFNDYEIWVLFLGKKYDQPQKEAGEQLFITRFSEKIDEVFWYTNHYLIFNAGDKIKIAEIDDRDKINIVDLTEFKEPKIFWSNKKLYILSEENLYVSEELTP; encoded by the coding sequence ATGACCCGGAGAACCAGAAAGATTCTATTCTTATTTTTGCTAATTTTATTTTTAATAGCAGCCCCCTTAACTGTTTTTTATTCTTTAGGTTGGAGGTTTGATTGGAAAACAAAGAGAGTTATCCAGCCGGGAGTTTTCTATTTTAAGGTCTGGCCCAAAAATGTCCAAATTTACCTTGACAATGAACTTAAAGAGAAAACTGATTTTTTCTTCGGCTCAGTACTTGTTGAAAATCTCCTGTCCAAAAAATATGATGTAGAAATTAAAAAAGAAGGGTTTCATACATGGGAAAAAACATTAGAAATAAGAAAAAGAGAAGTTACCGAAGCAAAAAATATTGTTTTAATCCCAGAAAATCCAAGATTTACGGTAATGACAAAAGAAACAAAGGACTTTTTTTTCTCACCGGATGGGGAAAAAATAATTCTAAGAGAAGAAGGTGATAAGAAGCAGGGTTGGGCTTTAAAGCTCTTTGAATTAGATAAAAATGTCAAAAGTCATCTAATTGATGAAGGAGATATTTCCAAAGAAAAAGTTCAGCTATTTGACTTAAAATTTTCTCCTAATTCAAAAAGAGTATTGTTGGAAGTCGGAGTAAAAGAGAAACTGATATATTATCTTTTAGAAATAGACAAGGTTCCCGCGCTTTTAACTTCTCTTGATTTCTTAAACTCGGATGTGGAAAAAGTCTACTTCCATCCTAAAAATCATCAAAAATTATTGGTATTACTCGCCTTGACCAGTGAAACAGGCGAGGAAACCCGTGCCTTAAGCGAGGTAGATTTAATTGATAAAAAAATCTCTCTACCCGTGTTAGAAAATCTTATTACCTGTTCAATTCTTAATGAGAGTATTTATTATCTTGATGCCTCAGGATTTCTTTTTAAGACCGGCCTTTCTTTTAACCAAGAAGAAAGATTAAATATAATCGCTTTTCCTCTGAAAGAAGAAGCTAAATACGAGATAACAGCTTCTAATTCTCATATTCTTTTAGAAGAGAATGATACTTTATATATTTTTGATGGGAATAAAAAATCTTTCCAGAAACTTTTTGAACCAGTTAAAAATTTTAAATTCTCTCCAGATTCCCAAAAACTGGTCTATTTTAATGATTATGAAATCTGGGTTTTATTTCTGGGGAAAAAATATGACCAACCTCAAAAGGAAGCAGGAGAACAGTTATTTATAACCCGCTTCTCAGAAAAAATTGATGAAGTTTTTTGGTACACGAATCATTATTTAATCTTTAATGCTGGGGATAAAATAAAAATCGCCGAAATCGACGATAGAGATAAAATAAATATTGTTGACCTAACTGAGTTTAAAGAACCTAAAATCTTCTGGAGCAATAAAAAACTATATATTCTCTCTGAAGAAAATCTCTATGTTTCGGAAGAATTAACTCCCTGA
- a CDS encoding site-2 protease family protein has translation MVLIIIIAFISLVVLIILHEFGHFILAKKFGVKVEEFGLGYPPRLFGKKIGETIYSLNLLPFGGFVKIFGQEKRIDKPRSFTIKPFYQKALIILGGVVSFWVVAAILLSVVMGIGAPTMVEDEENQGLVNPKIQITAIASNSPAEEAGLKLGDTIMSISGTDINKIKEVQGFTQAHKGEEIILTIRRGKEVFDVSLVPRVSPPENEGPMGVALARTALKSYPWYQAPIKGIVATCNLTLMIIKVWGTTIMNLFQGKGVPAGVEVRGIVGIFGLFIQVGAMGASYFLQFIAMISVSLALINVLPIPALDGGWLLFLVIEKLKGRPLNQKIVQNISLVFFFLLIALMIWVTIRDISRIF, from the coding sequence ATGGTTTTAATTATAATTATAGCTTTTATTTCTCTTGTTGTTTTAATAATTCTTCACGAATTCGGCCATTTTATTTTAGCAAAGAAATTTGGAGTAAAAGTTGAGGAATTTGGTTTAGGTTATCCTCCTAGATTGTTTGGCAAGAAAATAGGAGAAACAATTTATTCTTTAAATCTTTTACCGTTCGGAGGTTTCGTTAAGATTTTCGGGCAGGAGAAGAGGATTGATAAACCACGCAGTTTTACCATCAAGCCATTTTACCAAAAAGCCCTTATTATTTTAGGTGGGGTTGTTTCTTTTTGGGTAGTTGCAGCAATTTTACTAAGTGTTGTGATGGGAATAGGGGCCCCGACAATGGTAGAGGATGAAGAAAACCAGGGTTTAGTCAACCCAAAAATTCAGATTACTGCTATTGCTTCTAATTCTCCAGCAGAGGAGGCAGGATTAAAGCTCGGAGACACGATAATGAGTATTTCCGGTACAGATATTAATAAAATAAAAGAAGTTCAGGGATTTACTCAAGCGCATAAAGGAGAGGAAATTATTTTAACAATTCGGAGAGGTAAAGAAGTTTTTGATGTTTCTTTAGTTCCCAGAGTTTCTCCTCCGGAAAATGAAGGACCAATGGGAGTGGCTTTGGCCAGAACAGCCTTGAAATCTTATCCCTGGTATCAGGCACCGATTAAAGGAATTGTGGCAACCTGCAATTTGACTTTAATGATAATTAAAGTGTGGGGAACAACTATAATGAATTTATTTCAGGGTAAGGGGGTGCCTGCTGGGGTAGAAGTAAGAGGAATAGTGGGAATTTTTGGACTATTCATTCAGGTAGGAGCTATGGGAGCAAGTTATTTTTTGCAATTCATAGCTATGATTTCTGTTTCTCTTGCTTTGATTAATGTTTTGCCCATTCCAGCTTTAGATGGCGGATGGTTGTTATTTCTCGTTATTGAAAAATTAAAGGGAAGGCCTTTAAATCAAAAAATCGTTCAGAATATCAGTCTTGTTTTCTTTTTTCTATTAATTGCTTTGATGATTTGGGTTACAATAAGAGATATAAGCAGAATTTTCTAA
- the proS gene encoding proline--tRNA ligase, with the protein MRQSQLFSKTLKKAPKEAEIASHKLLLRGDFISQLASGIYNFLPLGHRVHRKIEKVVRQEMNAIDSQEVFLPSLQPKELWQKTDRWDHMEPPLFKIKDRHKKEFALGPTHEEVITDLLKGRVQSYKDLPVYLYQIQTKFRNEMRFTGGLLRTREFVMKDLYSFHPDKKDLDKFFNKVLLAYDKIFKRCGLKAIKSEASGGVFTKEKTYEFQVMSKEGEDKIIYCPKCNWAVNLDVAKVRAGGKCPKCKGKLIKSNSIEVGHTFRLGTKYSKALNLYFRDKKGEKKPVVMGCYGIGLGRLMAAIVEINHDDKGIIWPKEVAPFRVHLIQIEDDQKIRKAAEKLYRDLQNKAVEVLYDDRTDKSAGEKFAEADLIGIPIRLVVSEKTLRDSSIEVKKRDENKTCLIKFSHIFQII; encoded by the coding sequence ATGAGGCAGTCACAACTTTTTTCTAAAACTTTAAAAAAAGCCCCAAAGGAGGCAGAAATTGCTTCTCATAAATTATTATTGAGAGGTGATTTTATTTCTCAATTAGCTTCAGGGATATATAACTTCTTGCCTTTAGGACACAGAGTTCACAGAAAAATAGAGAAGGTTGTGCGGCAAGAAATGAATGCGATTGATAGCCAAGAAGTTTTTCTGCCATCTCTACAACCAAAAGAACTCTGGCAAAAGACAGATCGTTGGGACCATATGGAGCCGCCTCTTTTTAAAATTAAAGATAGGCATAAAAAAGAATTTGCTTTAGGCCCAACCCATGAAGAGGTAATCACTGATCTGTTAAAGGGCCGAGTTCAATCATATAAGGATTTGCCTGTTTATCTTTATCAAATTCAAACAAAATTTAGAAACGAAATGCGCTTTACCGGCGGTCTTTTGCGGACAAGAGAATTTGTAATGAAAGACCTTTATAGTTTTCATCCTGATAAAAAAGATTTAGATAAGTTTTTTAATAAAGTTCTTTTGGCTTATGATAAGATTTTTAAGCGTTGTGGATTAAAGGCAATAAAAAGTGAGGCATCCGGTGGAGTATTCACCAAAGAAAAGACCTATGAATTCCAGGTTATGTCAAAAGAGGGAGAAGATAAGATAATTTATTGTCCTAAATGTAATTGGGCTGTTAATTTAGACGTAGCTAAAGTTAGAGCTGGAGGGAAATGTCCTAAATGTAAGGGCAAGCTGATTAAGAGCAATTCTATTGAAGTGGGGCATACTTTTAGATTGGGGACAAAATATTCTAAAGCCCTTAATCTTTATTTCAGAGATAAAAAAGGAGAAAAGAAGCCAGTGGTAATGGGTTGCTATGGAATTGGCCTGGGGAGGTTAATGGCAGCGATTGTTGAGATTAATCATGATGACAAAGGAATTATTTGGCCAAAAGAAGTAGCTCCTTTCCGGGTTCATCTAATTCAGATTGAGGATGATCAGAAAATTAGAAAAGCAGCAGAGAAGCTGTATAGAGATTTACAAAACAAAGCAGTTGAAGTACTATATGATGATAGAACTGATAAGAGTGCTGGAGAGAAGTTTGCTGAAGCAGATTTAATTGGAATACCAATTCGGCTGGTTGTTAGTGAAAAAACATTGAGAGATAGTTCTATAGAGGTTAAAAAAAGAGATGAGAATAAAACATGTTTAATAAAATTTTCTCATATATTTCAAATAATATAG
- a CDS encoding PD-(D/E)XK nuclease family protein yields MLKEIIDKFYLDRQRDRGQEHFYISEAGKCPRQIFFKFKNAPRKKMEANILRLFDHGDHMHQLIMKPLLSTRDIHIVCSEIDIPPEELVRGRADAIVSDGKQLYVLDIKSMNSMVFKNLNEPKQENVSQLQLYLHYFKIPRGILLYVDKDKLELKEFPISYNQVQAETLLKQLATLKKQIDSNTIPSRIPGYPENWQCNYCQFREICDMGAPDEMNWEDFKKKIQGVNSSET; encoded by the coding sequence ATGTTAAAAGAAATTATTGATAAATTTTATTTGGATAGACAAAGAGATAGAGGACAAGAGCATTTTTATATTAGTGAAGCAGGAAAGTGTCCGCGCCAGATTTTTTTTAAATTTAAAAATGCTCCCAGAAAAAAAATGGAAGCAAATATTTTGAGATTGTTTGACCACGGTGACCATATGCATCAGCTTATTATGAAGCCTTTGCTTAGTACCAGAGACATCCATATAGTTTGTTCTGAAATAGACATTCCTCCCGAAGAATTAGTCAGGGGCAGGGCAGACGCAATAGTTAGCGATGGAAAACAACTTTATGTTTTGGATATTAAGAGTATGAATAGTATGGTTTTTAAGAATTTAAATGAACCAAAACAAGAAAATGTTAGTCAGCTTCAACTCTATTTACATTATTTTAAAATACCAAGAGGAATACTACTTTATGTCGATAAGGATAAATTAGAATTAAAAGAGTTTCCGATAAGTTACAATCAAGTTCAGGCAGAAACCCTTTTAAAGCAATTGGCAACTTTGAAAAAACAGATTGATTCTAATACTATTCCTTCACGCATTCCTGGTTATCCAGAAAATTGGCAGTGTAATTATTGTCAATTTAGAGAAATTTGCGATATGGGGGCCCCAGATGAAATGAACTGGGAAGATTTTAAGAAGAAAATTCAGGGAGTTAATTCTTCCGAAACATAG
- the murA gene encoding UDP-N-acetylglucosamine 1-carboxyvinyltransferase, with translation MEEKFIINGGKSLKGEVEIKGAKNAAFPILAAALLTKEPCVINNLPLIEDVFQMLKILEGLGAEISWLGKRKIKIKCSKINPSKLPFDVIGCFRGSILILGPLLARFNKVKIPPPGGCVIGARPIDTHLDAFSQAGIKISTKDDFYYFEGKQEKKKSSQIILREFSVTATENLLLFSASNSQRAILKIADQDYQVQELIKVLKKMGAEIKEAGTHAVEIVGAEKLKGFEHTIISDPIETGTFIVATLATQGEVLIKNAEFSFLELFLKRLRDFGAKFEILGPKLIKILPSKNLKIDKIQSLPYPGIHTDLLPELGVLSTQTKGPTLIHDPLFEGRLKYLDELNKMGADIIFGDPHRAMIYGPTQLQGIEIPSPDLRAGAALIIAGLIAKEKTIINNIYQIDRGYERIEERLQQLGADIKRRVQK, from the coding sequence ATGGAAGAGAAGTTTATCATCAATGGCGGGAAATCCTTGAAAGGGGAAGTGGAAATAAAGGGAGCAAAAAATGCTGCCTTTCCTATATTAGCAGCTGCTCTTTTAACTAAAGAGCCCTGTGTTATTAATAATCTACCTCTTATTGAGGACGTTTTTCAGATGCTCAAGATTTTAGAAGGTTTGGGAGCTGAGATTTCTTGGTTAGGGAAAAGAAAAATTAAAATAAAATGTTCAAAGATTAATCCTTCAAAACTTCCCTTTGATGTTATTGGTTGTTTTCGAGGTTCTATTTTAATTTTAGGTCCCTTGCTGGCTAGGTTTAATAAAGTAAAAATTCCTCCGCCCGGTGGATGCGTAATTGGAGCAAGGCCTATTGATACTCACTTAGATGCTTTTTCTCAGGCAGGTATTAAAATTTCAACAAAAGACGATTTTTATTACTTTGAGGGCAAACAAGAAAAAAAGAAATCAAGCCAGATTATTCTTCGGGAATTTAGTGTTACTGCAACAGAAAACCTTCTTTTGTTTTCCGCCTCCAATTCCCAAAGGGCAATTTTAAAAATTGCCGACCAGGATTATCAAGTCCAAGAATTGATTAAAGTTCTTAAAAAAATGGGAGCTGAGATCAAAGAGGCAGGAACTCATGCTGTAGAAATTGTTGGAGCAGAGAAACTTAAGGGATTTGAGCATACTATAATCTCAGACCCTATAGAAACAGGCACTTTTATAGTAGCAACATTAGCAACCCAAGGAGAAGTCTTGATTAAAAATGCTGAATTTTCTTTTCTTGAACTTTTCTTAAAACGACTCCGGGATTTTGGAGCAAAGTTTGAAATTCTGGGCCCAAAATTAATTAAAATTCTACCTTCAAAAAACCTCAAAATAGATAAAATTCAGAGCTTACCCTATCCTGGAATCCATACTGATTTGTTACCTGAATTAGGGGTTCTGTCAACTCAAACCAAGGGCCCAACTTTAATTCATGACCCTTTATTTGAAGGTCGTTTAAAATATCTTGACGAGCTGAATAAAATGGGAGCTGACATTATTTTTGGTGACCCTCATCGAGCCATGATTTATGGGCCAACTCAACTTCAGGGAATTGAGATTCCTAGTCCGGATCTCCGGGCTGGAGCAGCTCTAATTATCGCTGGATTAATTGCCAAAGAGAAAACAATAATCAATAATATTTATCAGATTGATAGGGGATATGAACGGATTGAGGAGCGTCTTCAACAGCTGGGGGCGGATATAAAAAGAAGAGTTCAAAAATAA
- a CDS encoding rod shape-determining protein has translation MFIKKIGIDLGTCNSVVFTPQKGVVLSEPSVVAVALTENKILAVGQEAKEMTGRTPDTIRIYRPLKDGVIADYRVTEAMLRYFIKKAATVFRFLKPELLVGVPAGITSTEKRAVIEAGMAVGARAVYVAKEPVLAAIGAGIPISSCSGNMIVDIGGGTSEVAVISLGGIVTCHSLRVAGDKMDWAISDYIKKKYNLAIGEQTAEEIKIKIGTALPEKEERKIEIRGRDLISGLPQNIKVTSNEVCEAISDQLGEVVQVVKIVLRDTPPELSADIMDKGMILSGGGALLRNIDGLIAQVTGVPCFLAEDPLLCVAKGTGVVLENLEAYKKSIMAKK, from the coding sequence ATGTTTATCAAGAAAATCGGTATTGATTTAGGAACCTGCAATTCAGTGGTTTTTACTCCTCAAAAAGGAGTGGTTTTGAGTGAGCCGTCAGTGGTAGCAGTTGCCCTTACCGAAAATAAAATTCTGGCTGTAGGACAGGAAGCAAAAGAGATGACAGGCCGGACGCCCGATACTATCAGGATTTACCGACCCTTAAAGGATGGAGTGATTGCTGATTATCGAGTTACCGAAGCAATGCTGAGATATTTTATTAAAAAAGCAGCCACAGTTTTTAGGTTTTTAAAACCAGAATTATTAGTTGGAGTGCCAGCCGGTATTACTTCCACTGAAAAGAGGGCAGTGATTGAGGCTGGGATGGCAGTTGGAGCGAGGGCAGTTTATGTGGCAAAGGAGCCGGTTTTAGCTGCGATTGGCGCTGGCATCCCCATCAGTTCTTGCTCAGGGAATATGATCGTTGATATCGGCGGAGGAACTTCAGAGGTAGCTGTAATTTCTCTCGGCGGGATAGTAACTTGCCATTCGCTCAGGGTAGCTGGGGACAAAATGGATTGGGCAATTTCAGATTATATCAAGAAAAAATATAATTTAGCCATTGGTGAGCAGACCGCTGAAGAAATAAAAATAAAAATCGGGACAGCTTTGCCAGAAAAGGAAGAGAGAAAAATAGAAATTCGAGGCCGGGATTTAATTTCTGGATTACCCCAGAACATTAAGGTTACTTCTAATGAAGTTTGCGAGGCAATATCTGACCAACTTGGTGAAGTTGTTCAGGTAGTTAAGATAGTTTTAAGAGATACTCCTCCTGAACTTTCAGCTGATATTATGGATAAAGGAATGATTCTTTCAGGAGGAGGGGCGTTACTTAGAAATATTGATGGACTCATTGCTCAGGTTACCGGGGTACCCTGCTTTTTAGCTGAAGACCCATTGCTTTGTGTAGCAAAAGGAACGGGCGTGGTTTTGGAAAATCTTGAAGCATATAAGAAGAGTATAATGGCTAAGAAATAA
- the frr gene encoding ribosome recycling factor, with protein MEYKEIIEKIKPEMEKVISFLERELVKIRTGRASASLVEDVVVECFGQKFPLKQLAAISSSGPRQIVIQPWDKSYIEPIEKAISQSSLGTAPVVDKDLIRISLPPLSDEYRKNLLRILSEKQEEAKKTIRHWRGEAWEEVQERTKQGEIREDDKFRAKDNLQELVDEYNEKIEEIGERKKKEILD; from the coding sequence ATGGAATACAAGGAGATTATTGAGAAAATTAAGCCGGAGATGGAAAAGGTTATCAGTTTTTTAGAAAGGGAATTAGTAAAGATTAGAACGGGCAGGGCTTCTGCTTCTTTGGTTGAAGATGTAGTTGTTGAATGTTTCGGGCAGAAGTTTCCTTTAAAACAATTAGCAGCAATATCTTCTTCGGGGCCTAGACAGATTGTTATCCAGCCCTGGGACAAGTCCTATATTGAGCCAATTGAAAAAGCGATTTCTCAATCAAGTTTAGGCACGGCTCCAGTCGTTGATAAAGATTTAATTCGTATCTCTTTACCTCCTTTAAGTGATGAGTACCGAAAAAATTTGCTTAGAATTTTGTCAGAAAAGCAAGAAGAGGCAAAGAAAACAATAAGACATTGGAGAGGAGAGGCCTGGGAGGAAGTTCAAGAGAGGACTAAACAAGGGGAAATCCGAGAGGATGATAAATTTCGGGCCAAGGATAACCTTCAGGAATTGGTAGATGAATATAATGAAAAGATTGAAGAGATAGGGGAGAGGAAGAAAAAAGAAATATTAGACTAA
- the gatC gene encoding Asp-tRNA(Asn)/Glu-tRNA(Gln) amidotransferase subunit GatC, with translation MISKQDVQHIAKLARLGLTEDEIKKFQKDLSSILDYFKSLKEIDVSKIEPTFHPAEHFFKRKLGIMRQDRAEPQSIKVVNKLVEAAPEKRKRHIKVKAIF, from the coding sequence ATGATATCAAAACAAGACGTTCAACATATTGCAAAGCTTGCTCGGCTTGGTTTGACAGAAGATGAGATTAAAAAGTTCCAGAAAGACCTTTCTTCGATTTTAGATTACTTTAAGTCCTTAAAAGAAATTGATGTTTCAAAGATAGAGCCGACCTTTCATCCAGCTGAGCATTTTTTTAAGAGAAAATTAGGGATAATGAGACAAGATAGGGCAGAGCCTCAATCAATTAAAGTAGTAAATAAATTAGTTGAAGCAGCCCCTGAAAAGAGAAAGAGACATATCAAAGTTAAAGCCATATTTTAA
- a CDS encoding DNA polymerase III subunit yields the protein MVDHQKQWQFLKKSAELGKLPHALLFYGQEGLGKKALAIEFSKFLIGKISPPDFILIESEGKEIQIAQIRELIGKLSFKPYLADFKIAVLNNAHLMTQEAQNCFLKFLEEPKGKTILILVTAYPSLLLPTIISRVQKVRFFPTKGFEVENNEEFISDLIKISESDLVSRFQYAKDISTENLKEILDTWLRYFRRIFISRLTGRETKDFSQYSLTKLKDIIRHIQSTKFLIFTTNTNSRLALEILLMEM from the coding sequence ATGGTTGATCATCAAAAACAATGGCAATTTTTAAAAAAATCAGCTGAGCTTGGGAAACTTCCCCATGCTCTTTTGTTCTATGGCCAAGAAGGATTAGGGAAAAAGGCATTAGCAATTGAGTTTTCTAAGTTTCTTATCGGGAAAATAAGCCCTCCCGATTTTATTTTAATTGAATCCGAAGGTAAAGAAATCCAGATTGCTCAAATAAGAGAGCTTATAGGAAAACTTTCTTTTAAACCCTATTTAGCTGATTTTAAAATTGCAGTTTTAAATAATGCTCACTTAATGACTCAGGAAGCTCAAAACTGTTTTTTGAAATTTCTTGAGGAACCGAAAGGAAAAACCATTTTAATTTTAGTAACAGCCTATCCTTCATTGTTGCTTCCAACTATTATTTCTCGAGTTCAGAAAGTCAGGTTTTTCCCAACAAAGGGTTTTGAGGTTGAAAATAACGAAGAGTTTATTTCGGACTTAATTAAAATAAGTGAATCTGATTTAGTTTCTCGTTTTCAGTATGCTAAAGATATTTCAACAGAAAATTTAAAAGAGATTTTAGATACCTGGTTAAGATATTTTAGAAGAATATTTATTTCTAGATTAACTGGGCGAGAAACAAAAGATTTTAGCCAATACTCTTTAACTAAACTAAAAGATATTATCAGACATATCCAATCAACAAAATTCTTAATTTTTACAACCAACACCAACTCCCGCCTTGCCTTGGAAATTCTGCTAATGGAGATGTGA
- a CDS encoding rod shape-determining protein, which produces MFNKIFSYISNNIAIDLGTANSLVYVQSRGIVINEPSVVAINQKTGQILAIGEEAKKMVGRTPAHIVATRPLVEGVVSDFEVTEQMLKYFIEKVHKRKFILGPRPRVIVGVPYGVTEVEKKAVRDAAGNAGARDVFLIEEPMAAAIGARLAVQEAGGNFIVDIGGGTTEVAVISLGGIVIAKSLRIAGDKLNEDIIRFAQEEYRLLIGERGAEEVKIGIGSAYPLKEKRELPLRGRNLVTGLPEEILVTDEDIRKALEKSVKQIVTAIKTTVEETPPELLADIMAKGIYLVGGGSLLKKLDVLIQEEVKIPVKIIEDPMTTMVRGAGMVLENLDELHEILTEREEMEPPK; this is translated from the coding sequence ATGTTTAATAAAATTTTCTCATATATTTCAAATAATATAGCTATTGATTTAGGAACTGCTAATTCTCTGGTTTATGTTCAAAGTAGAGGAATAGTTATCAACGAGCCCTCGGTGGTAGCAATAAATCAAAAGACCGGCCAAATCCTGGCAATTGGTGAGGAAGCCAAAAAAATGGTTGGCCGGACTCCAGCCCATATTGTTGCTACCAGGCCTTTGGTTGAAGGAGTAGTCTCCGATTTTGAGGTTACCGAGCAAATGTTGAAGTACTTCATTGAAAAAGTTCACAAAAGGAAATTTATTTTAGGCCCTCGGCCTCGGGTTATCGTTGGTGTTCCTTACGGAGTTACCGAAGTTGAAAAAAAGGCGGTTCGTGATGCTGCCGGGAATGCTGGAGCAAGAGATGTATTTTTGATAGAAGAGCCAATGGCAGCAGCTATTGGAGCGAGATTAGCGGTTCAGGAAGCTGGTGGTAATTTTATTGTTGACATTGGAGGAGGAACAACTGAAGTGGCCGTGATTTCTCTTGGAGGGATAGTTATTGCCAAAAGCTTACGCATTGCAGGAGACAAACTTAACGAAGATATAATTCGATTTGCCCAAGAGGAATATAGGTTATTAATAGGAGAGAGGGGAGCCGAAGAGGTTAAAATTGGAATTGGTTCTGCTTATCCCTTAAAAGAAAAAAGAGAACTTCCTTTAAGAGGAAGAAATTTAGTTACCGGATTGCCGGAAGAAATTTTGGTTACTGATGAAGATATCAGGAAGGCTTTAGAAAAATCAGTAAAACAGATTGTTACAGCTATAAAGACCACAGTAGAGGAAACCCCCCCTGAACTTTTAGCCGATATTATGGCAAAAGGGATTTATCTTGTAGGCGGTGGCAGTTTGCTTAAAAAATTAGATGTCTTAATTCAAGAAGAGGTGAAAATTCCTGTTAAAATTATTGAAGACCCAATGACCACAATGGTTAGGGGAGCGGGAATGGTTTTAGAAAATCTTGATGAATTACATGAAATATTAACAGAAAGGGAGGAGATGGAACCACCAAAGTAA